The window TCCCCTGTTGTTGGATCCAAGATCCAAGGGCGTATCAACTCAATTGTACACGCGTATTGACAACTTCGTGGATCATGACAGAGAGACGCAGGAGACGAACAGGCTGCCTCACCTGCAGAGCACGGCATGTCAAATGCGATGAACGAAAACCCGAATGCGAGCGCTGCGAAGCTGGAAATATCGAATGTGCAGGCTATCTTCCGAAAAGGCAAGTAGAAGTGCGGGAGTCGCAGCGCCGCGGtcgtcgaggccgtcgaggaCAATCTTCATCCCTCGGTAATATTgctccaacaccaccacaTTCTCTTTCATCAGACGCTTCATTACCTTCATCAACCGGGGAGGTCGCCAATTATCCCCACCAACTGTTCCGCAGCGATGGACTTCCACTTGTCGGTTTACCCAGCAACCCTCGTCCCTCCCAGAGGCCACTAGCAGGGGCTCGAGAAGTGCTTGCGTATCACCAATTCCTCTTTCGTACGCTGCCAATTCTATTTCCTACAGAACACTTGTGGTTTTGGAGAGATAGATTATGCGAAGAAGGATGGGGAATCGAATACTTGTACATGATGTTTTCAGCGCTCGGCAGCATGCATCGTGCCGTGTTAatgatgtcgatgccggGTGACAGCGACCAGGATCGCGGACTGGACACAAAAGTGATTGCTATTCAATCATACACTTTTGCTCTTCAGGAGCTGAGCCGAAATTTagaagatgcaaagaagACGCAAGAAGTTTTCATTGCGACTATCATACTAATGGCCTATTTCGAGGTAACGAACAACATTCGCATCAAAATCATTCGGGAGATTACAATCTAATGAATAAACTATAGTGCTTCTCGTCCAATATCACGGCAGCATATAGTCACATACGTTCAGCAAGCTATTATTTCGAGCTATACAAGACTAGTTTTTCACGTCAAAAAGCAAATGACACTCCTACTCTAGACTATCTTGATACAGCTCTTCTGAACTTGAGTTGGATGTGCTTCATGGCATTGCCTCTACAAAACAAGATGCCCTCAAGCAGGCAAACCATTACAGTATCCGAAGAAATTCCCGTGACACCCACGTCGTTGCGGCAAAATTTACTCAGTATCTTGGCTGAATCTGGATTAGAAGATTTGATATGGAACCTGGTGCCACGATACTCAAAATCTATGGCCCTTGCCAAAATTTACTGGCTGCAACAAAAGCTGCGAGCGTGGAGAGATGCAAATAAATCAATTCTACCGCCCTTGGCCTCAGATATGGCAGATTCAACCCAATTAAACTTTCAAGAGGACCCTTTTCTCATCCCACCCTCTCTCTATTCGACGACGACACTATACGATGCCTCTGCTACTCTCTGTAGTTTTCTTTTGGGCCGCACCTTTTGGTTATTGTCCATCCTCGAAGATGGCGTAAATACAAAAACGCATAAACGTCTGGCATATTTGCATTTCTACGAGACTTTGCGATTTGCAGCAACAGATGGAGCTTGTAAAGCAATACCGCCGAGTAATAGGAGTGCGAGATGTTCATCGCCATTACCCTGTGAAGATCTCGAAAATGGAATACTGTCTATGCTTTACATAATCGGACAGTGTTCCCCTGAACCTTCCTGGCTGCTCTGGATCACACAGTTAATGAAGCATTCCGGGAGGCAAGGACTATATAATGGATTGGTCTATGCCGCTAGCCTCGAAACTTGGCACTCATTCGAGGTGAATAATAGCGTTTTGCAAGAAGAGTTGCAATTGCGCTATCCAGAACCATCATCGCGAACAATATCAGTCCTCATTCCAGATGCGAATGGCACGGAGTTTATTACATACTATGCGAAACCAGCTGAAATAGATGATTTGCTCATGAGCAATGATGGCTTGATGTATTATCTTCTTGGCGACACACATCTGTCATGTCGACTACTGGATGGTCATATTGAGCAAAACGTCCATGTGTATCACCACCAAGACCTGGACATGGAATTATTCACACCTGATTGGCTCCAAAGCCAAGCTATTTGCCTCGACTGGCAGCATCGATCGTTACAAGTAGAATTTGATTTGAACCGTATCCTTCAGGACCACATAAACGGCGGGCAATTTTTAATACCGTCTAATACTAGCTACTGATCATCATTATTCATCAGGAATATATGCCTTATATCTTTTATGGCTTTTTTAGCCCATTTTTGaatctatatatactttatttaagATGCAGCTGCCCCGAGTCTCTCATTTAGACATATCGGCTATACCGCGTAGCGCATCAAATTGCCGAGATGTTTAATCTCGGACATTGTCTAGAGTTGATAGCACTGTCAGTGAGGTTGTCTACAATTCTATCATATCTAGGATGCACGTGGCAAGGGATTTAGTCCGTCATTGCCTTATTATGCCATTTATGTGTCAGGCACCCTTTCCTAGAGCTTCACGACTTATCTCATATTTGCCGATATAATCACTTAAAACGATCAGTATAAGTTTTCATGGAGCTGACAAATAAGCTATCGCCGAGAAACTTGTACGAAGGGCGTGTGATTTGTGATTTGACGTAAGCTACTGTGAGTTCTCTACCTCCGCGGATAAGATCGCTCCTCCAACTCCCGGACAAGCACATGTACGTAAGATTGCTATTCCAAATAACATTCCAAGTTGATATTATTAATCCAAGGCTTCGAGTCTCAGCAGCTCCCAATGACAAATATGGGAGAAAGGAAAGTATATGAGATGCCGTCCTCGCGTGTCTATGTTCACTAAATGAGCAAATAAAACTCGCACATCTTTCAAAAAATTGTAACTTCCGCGTTAGGTTCAATTCTCAGGTAAGATATTTTCTCCAATAACAAATACCTTTTCAATCTTAATTTTTGAGAGTGTGGCCGTTTACCAATGCCGCAGTCTTCCATATACACATATCCTCTTACAGCCCGGGATAATCTCAATTCTTTATCCTCCCGCAACAGATTCCACTTAGCCGCTTATGTATTTCGCAAAGATCTGAATTGGCATAAATATATCAGGTGATTGTATACATTCTTTATGCTACAGAAGTCAGAAGCAGTGTAGCTGCTTCATTGTTCCAGTCTTCGACCCATCAATCACGCTACTTCCTCTATTTTATTAATGGAAAACAAGACTGAAAACCCCGAATTGCTCTACCTAGTATTATCAGTGGCAGCGTGGTGACGTTTGGCTACGCAATAAGCAGCAGGGTCTACCATGACAATTGAGAGTATCGATTCGTAAAAAGGCCTAACCAAAATATCGCAAGCATTTGAGAATTGGTTGAGTCATTTCATTCTAATTAAGAGAATACAAAACCAATGCTAGACTTTTATTAAACGGGCAGATAAAAGCTGATAGAGGCGACTCTCCAAGCATAGAAAGATCTGTCAGTCGATATACATCTCGAGATCCAGCGAGTGCTTTAATTATACCAGGTCATCTCAAAATCAAAAGGCTATTCAGGGACTATAGCTAACCTGTATTCATCAACATTGGTGATGTTGATAACAGATCTCTCCGAACTTTCTGTAGACTGCGCCTTTGACCAACCATTCACCCATTTGGCTATGACAGAACAATTCCACTTCGATCATGCGTTGCAGGCAAATTGTCTAACTCTTGCTCTAAACTCTCAAACGGACTGTTGTCGAAATAACATTGAACCTAATGAGATTCCGCAAAGAATGGTGATAACTGCAGCCAATGTGGCTTCGAAATGCTGCTGTGCATATTCCTGATGTAGATAAATGGCGAAGACAGCCAGTGGCTACGCAGCGAAAAGAATCAAGGCCTTACATAGCTAGTCTTTATCGCATAAAATGTGAAGTGAACAGAACTAGGATTACTCTTCAAACAGATATGTAGTTCAGTGATGAGAAAGTTGAATACGGTTGTTCTATCACAAGTATCTTTCTGAAGTTCCACTTCTTGCGCAAAATGCCAGATAGAGAAATAAGCGGCTACATAATCCTAACAGGGCTAGTGATGCGTTAGAGCTTACTGACGAGAACGCCCAGTCCCCGTAATCTAGCGATCAAGTTTAGCTGTATTAGCGCTGCTAGTATAGGAGAGACTTGTGTCTTTAATTAAGCTGGGAAACAAGCCAAGGATAAGCCAAGATTAATCTCAGCATGTTATACTTGTCCTGGAAAGCTGAAGAAAATACTTCCATTCGAATAGACTCGCTTGTTTACGCGGCTACTATCTGCTTGCTATACATAAAAACTCTATGAGGCTCTGATCAATTGACTGACAGCAACTCACTGAAAGATGCCCATCAATGTTTTAGAACGCCACGTTAGCCTAACAATCGCTTGAAAAAAGTGTACCTAACTGCAACTGATAGCGTCCACTCAGCCTTTCTCACCCTCCGTCcagcgccatggccgtgatTCAGAGTCTAAAACGACAGGGCTATGTCATAATGCTCAGATTTCGAGCAAATGGAaccctttattataaatCCAACCGATTTCGAATTATCAATCCATTCAGATGATACTAATCATTGAGGCTTCTGTATCAGCATCTAGACTCTATCACCTCGGTTTATGGTGCAGAAGCGCATGCTGAGGTAGCATTTGGCGATGCAGACATCGTAGTTTGGGAGTTCGTGCTAGCACCGAGGCTTACAAATAGCCAAGGACAAAGTTTCTAGTCTTCGTTATTGTTATAGCTATTCGAGGGGTAAGAATACAGGGTATTGAAATAAATAGGATCGAAATTCCATTTCGTTCCAAAGTTGCTAAGATTTCCCTTTATGGTAAATTGTCCCGTATACACTTAGCGTCGAGTTGCTATTATATATGGTCTTCGCCCCGCAGCCATCCATCAGAACTCTCTTATCCAGCCTTCATTGCAAAGTCCTTCAATTTTCTATCTCAATTTAGATTGACCTATGATCTAACTTCAGGATGAAGGCTCTCGTTCTCACTCCTTCGACAAAAAATGTCTCTGTTCAGGAGCTCCCCGTGCCCAAGCCTCGCGATGGCGAAGTCCTCATCCGCGTTCATGCTGTGGCGCTTAACCCCATAGATTCTATATATGTGGTCCATCCAATTGCCGAGCAAGAGCATCGCGTTATTGGGACCGACTTTGCCGGAGTAATTACCGCAGTTGGGCCTGATCTAAGTTCCTCAACCGACCTTCGTGCTAGAATTGGTGGCCGCGTTGCAGGCTTTCATCAAGGTGGTGAGTTACGCAAAGACTGCATATTCTGTTACACGGCGGCATAGCCATGATATACTGATAGCTCTGGCATTTCAGCTTGCTCTACCAATGATCGACCGGGAGCGTTTGCCGAGTACATCACTGCTCCATATGATCTTCTGTGGTCAGTGCCTGATAGCATGTCGCTCGCAGATGCCTCAGCCATCAGCATGTGCGGATTGACCGCGGCACAAGGAGTCTACTCGCGTCTCGGCCTTCCATGTCCCTTTGATGACCAAACTAGACACTTAACAAACAATGGAAGTGACATCACCAATGTGCTCATCTATAGTGCATCAACCTCTCTTGGCCTATACGCTGCTCAGCTCGTTCAGCATGCGGCTCGCACTTCTGGCCGCAAGATACGTCTCATTGGGACTGCAAGCCCTTCGAAGCATGATTTGCTCCTCGAAGCACCTTATAGTTACGATATATTGGTTGACTACCACGATCCTAGATGGGTTGATAAGGTGAAAAAAGCTACAGAGGGCAAGGGTATTGACTTTGCGGTGGACACCATATCGGAGGGACAAACTGTGTATAGCGTCCACGACACCCTAGCTGCAAACGCAAAAATGGCTGTGTTCCGTGGACCCAAGGGAGGCCAATATGATCCATCCGAATTACGCATCAAGCCCATCTATGGAGCCGTATGGGAGGGACTGGGCTATGAAATCGGATATAACGGTAGGTTGAGGATACCCATTGTCTATTCTGAGATGGATGTTACGATAGTAATTACCATGATGCCAAGACTCCATAATGCTAATAACCATGATAGGAGCAACAATTCCTGCTAATCCCGCTGCACGTGTGTTTGCCACAAAGTTCTTCAATTTCTTAAGCACAGCTGCAGCCGATGGAAAAGTGAAACTGGAGCCGAATCCCGTGCGACTCATGCCAGGGGGGACTAGAGAGAATTGTGCCAGACGGTTTCACACTTTTGGGTAGCGGACTTGTGTCGAAGAGGCCGGATACAAGCCGCACAGAGGACTACATGCGACCTATTAGCGGAGAAAAGATTGTATATAGAATCTCAGGCGAGACCTAAATGAGCAAGCCACGATTCTCGGAGTTACAATGGCATATACCATAAATAATAAGCGATTCTCCATTTCGCCTTGTATAAGAGCTTTTTCAGTTGGAATCCAGCTCTTGCATTGGAGCCTTAGCCTTACATATCCAAGGACAAGCTTGAGGCGGAATGGCCCTGGCGATCAAGTGGAGCGCGATATCAAACTATACTAAACCGACAAAGTATTAGATGTTATGATTCAAATATTATATATCATGAATTTAGTAGCTGGCCTTGGCGCCATATTGCATATGGGAGCGACAAGAGTTGTCTATGTAAACGGCGTTCCGCATCACGATAGTTGTAGCCCTATCCCAGTTTACAAGCACTATTTCCACAAGCTTATAGGAAGCTTCTATTAGGGTTAAGGGTTATTTActatttagctattatatCCTCATACTCCTGCTTTTTATGTTAGATGGTAACTATATAGCTTAAACTTACTAgtactttttattttttaaagtagCTATAATGTTATACTTTATTactatattaatattatctCGGCAGCCCGGGTAAAAGTGCGGATACGCGGAAATGGCTGTTGGGGCTGGTGAGGCTGGGCGATGCGATGCCAAGGAATGGCCTGTATTCCCCGACATGGGGATCTTCAACCCTCCTTCGGGAGCGTATACTGAATAATCAAGCAACAACTCCTCGGCACTTTCATATTAACCCTCTCTGGCGCCATCCCAAACGTCAACTTCAAATCCTCAAACCCCTTACCAATAGCAACTTCCCCCCTGAACCCCCCAATACCTTCAAATCATCACTCGACTTCTCCGCCTCCAAAACCAACGGACTCCCCAACAAATCGACCTCGCCAGACCCTTTCCAACCTTCACTTCCCCCCACAGCCGGCTGCAAAGCAACCCAAACATGCTGAACCTTGACGGCATGCCCCGAACTCCAAAAGGGTAACATATTCGGCAACCTCTCCACACTCATACTGACAACTTTTTGCCGGTCAGTGCCCTCTGCCTTGCTAATCCGGCTCACAAACCCTCGCCATTCATTTGAAAAGTCAGCCGCAAGATcaacaaagagaaaagccCCATCATTCCCAAGACTCTCATCAATCTGGCTCCTGAAATCCCTCGCCGCCTGTGTAGCCTGATTCTTCCAAGTAGCGCCTCCCTCCAGCGACGTAAAGTTGACCGTAAACAAAACATCCCCAATCGAGTTGTAGTCAAACTGTCGAAACGGACCGGGCAACTCCAACTTCCACCGAGAAATTACACCAGCGCCTTCAAAAGGCGCGTACCGCTCCCCGCCAAAGCTCAACTCGAATGTCCCGCTATCATGCGAGCAACTGCTCAGAGCCACAGAAGTGATCGGTACACTATCCGTATGGAACCGCTCATCCCCAGCCACATCCTGATTATAATAACTCCCAGTCAAGGGCGAAACACCAGCCTTGAGCCGATACCGGTGCTCCAACAACCTTAGCGAGCAATTCACACCCGTATATGGTCCAACTATACTCGGCATAGACACAGCAACACTCTGAATCCTCCGACAGAAATGTCCCGGAAAGTCTAAATCCAACAAAACCTCTGGTATCTCAAACTCAGCCGTCCTAGTCGTTCGCAGACTAAGGAGAGCCAGAGGTGCCACCTGACGTAGAGAGATGGTCTTTGTAAGCTCATAATCATGCGGCGTTCCCTGCATCTGAAACTTGTCAATCCGATGCAAAGCAGCACTCAGCCCCTGCGCAGCGAGCAACCCGTCCCTCGACTCATCCCAATACGCACTACTCAGGAACGAAGGCTGCGCCCTAGGCCCATACTCCCACTGTAAAGCCCTCTCCGCTGTCCTCGCCATATCTAGCGCAGCAAGATAAGACTGATAAGCCAACTTCCTCgtctcagcttcaagccaagAGTATAGCTTATCAGAAGAATACTTGGTTCGCAGAAActcttccatctcagctGCGTCAACGGCTTGTTGCTTCTGAGCACGCAACTCCGCCTTGGCAACTTCAACCCGTTTCTGTTGATTCTCGATCTGTTTATCGACAATCTTGATATCATGACCAGCGAGATTAGCCTGCATCCGACGTTCCTGCAGTTGCCGAACGAGCTGTCCCTTTCGAGCAGCACGACTCGCCATATCCGTACTCGCCTGTGCCGCAGCCCGGATAACGCTCGCGCCCACAAGAAGAGCCTTGGCGATAATAGACGCATCCATCTGTGTCGAGATACCAATACCCATAGGCTCTGCCTGTATAGTAAGACTCGGCAACGCCATGAGCAATCCAGCATTCTGCTCAATTCCCGTAGCAATCTTATTCGTATACAACGCCGACTCCATCGAAGCGGACTCGAGATACTCCTCTGCACTCATCCGCAACTCATCCTTATTTGGTTGTTGAATGCCAAAGTCAAGATCAACCCAGTCCGCGTCAGAAGATGGAACCATATCAGTAGACTCTCCGATCAAAGCAAGGAAGTACGTCAGCCGCAATATATGTGACTTGCGTGTCTCAGCCAGCGTCTCCAGCGCTGATGTCGCTTCCAAGACTTGATGCTGTTTAACATCATTCAGAAGTGACAACACCCCAGTCTCCTGTCTCGCACGAAGTCTAGCCATAGCCTCCGCATCCCTCCGCTCCCTGATAGATAGATAAGACTCGGCAAGTGACCGCAACTCGGCACACAAATCCTGCGCCTTTTGCAAAAGAAACCTAGCCCTGCAATTTGGCATAGGCCCTTCCGTCCTACCCCCAGCCAAACTCGCAAGACTCGCGCCACCTGCTCTAGCAGCGATCAACTGTCCTGGATCCAGAGGCGGGTCGAACAACGGCAAACGACGTGGATTCCCATCAATATCCAAACCGTGACGGATATTGTACAGTCTTCCGTCAATGAGATCACGTAACGCTTGTATCGCCGGGTTCGCTGGAATACCAAAATACGTTGATCGGACAAAGCCCAATGTCCCATCACGGGTCCCCACATTCCCCCCTCACATGCGTATTGACGAAATGCGGAAACTCGAGCTCCATATCTACGGTAGCCGTAGCAAAATCCGTCACAAGAGACTTTATATCATCATAACGCTTGGTGACAGGCCTCGTAGGTGACACAATCGTAGCCGGTGCCGGACCAAAGAGTGTCAGTGCCTCCGTGTATCGCTGCGTAGCCATAGGTATCGCCTCAAGGGATGGTTGCCGGAAGTACTGATCACCGCTTGCGATGAGAATCTCGATGCACTTCATGACGAAGCGTTTCATATACACGGCTGGACGTTTCCGAGCAACGGCGTGCGGGGAAAAGGGATTTGCTTTCCAGTCTTGTACTTCGGGGTGCTTAGCTGGTAAGGGTTTGAGATTCTGTATAATCTGTCGTACAGACCCGCCGAGACGGAGATCAGCTGATTTGAAGGGGACAAAACGCCAGCTTCGGTCGAGGTTAGACAGTGGCTTGGGggtggctgctgctattgctgctgcactGTCGGGTTCCGCGTCGTCTCGTGACGGGTCAAAGACGAGACGGGATATTTCGATAGCGAGGTCGAATTGCTGTGTGGCGAGAAGTCGTTCCATCAATAGCGACACGACATGGAAGCCCATTTCCCAGTTGTAAATCGAGGCTGGCATGGCCAGTTCCCTGTACTCTCTGTTCTGGAATCCAAAAGACCTGTTCTTCATGTCCTTGGGGAGGTGCTCGAGTGCGTCAAAGATGGCGTGATAACCCTCCGTGCCGGCAATCTCCTCGACGAGATACAAGGCCGAGTCATGTGTCATGGTCGACGTCGAGATTGTCGTCTTATTGCTGGTGTCGATTTTACCCTCAAGTGTCATTCCAGGATAGCCAAAGAATAGCGAAGCCTGCGTCGGTGTAGTTCTTTCAACAACCAATCCCAGGACTCCCGGATACTGAGAGACATTGTTGGTCAGAAGCCACGAGAGTGCATACGTCTCCGTCATTGTCTTCGGGCTAGGAACCGCCAGAAGTGAGTGTTCTTTCTCATCGATACCGAGTGTATAGGCTTCAACTTGGCTCTTCAATGTCGAGATGTTGTCAGTCGAACTCGAGTGCGTAATCCGTCCAAACTCCATCTCCGTGTCGATGTGCGTCCCAACTGTTA is drawn from Trichoderma atroviride chromosome 7, complete sequence and contains these coding sequences:
- a CDS encoding uncharacterized protein (EggNog:ENOG41~TransMembrane:2 (i222-247o274-292i)) → MTERRRRRTGCLTCRARHVKCDERKPECERCEAGNIECAGYLPKRQVEVRESQRRGRRGRRGQSSSLGNIAPTPPHSLSSDASLPSSTGEVANYPHQLFRSDGLPLVGLPSNPRPSQRPLAGAREVLAYHQFLFRTLPILFPTEHLWFWRDRLCEEGWGIEYLYMMFSALGSMHRAVLMMSMPGDSDQDRGLDTKVIAIQSYTFALQELSRNLEDAKKTQEVFIATIILMAYFECFSSNITAAYSHIRSASYYFELYKTSFSRQKANDTPTLDYLDTALLNLSWMCFMALPLQNKMPSSRQTITVSEEIPVTPTSLRQNLLSILAESGLEDLIWNLVPRYSKSMALAKIYWLQQKLRAWRDANKSILPPLASDMADSTQLNFQEDPFLIPPSLYSTTTLYDASATLCSFLLGRTFWLLSILEDGVNTKTHKRLAYLHFYETLRFAATDGACKAIPPSNRSARCSSPLPCEDLENGILSMLYIIGQCSPEPSWLLWITQLMKHSGRQGLYNGLVYAASLETWHSFEVNNSVLQEELQLRYPEPSSRTISVLIPDANGTEFITYYAKPAEIDDLLMSNDGLMYYLLGDTHLSCRLLDGHIEQNVHVYHHQDLDMELFTPDWLQSQAICLDWQHRSLQVEFDLNRILQDHINGGQFLIPSNTSY
- a CDS encoding uncharacterized protein (EggNog:ENOG41), whose product is MKALVLTPSTKNVSVQELPVPKPRDGEVLIRVHAVALNPIDSIYVVHPIAEQEHRVIGTDFAGVITAVGPDLSSSTDLRARIGGRVAGFHQGACSTNDRPGAFAEYITAPYDLLWSVPDSMSLADASAISMCGLTAAQGVYSRLGLPCPFDDQTRHLTNNGSDITNVLIYSASTSLGLYAAQLVQHAARTSGRKIRLIGTASPSKHDLLLEAPYSYDILVDYHDPRWVDKVKKATEGKGIDFAVDTISEGQTVYSVHDTLAANAKMAVFRGPKGGQYDPSELRIKPIYGAVWEGLGYEIGYNGATIPANPAARVFATKFFNFLSTAAADGKVKLEPNPVRLMPGGTRENCARRFHTFG
- a CDS encoding uncharacterized protein (EggNog:ENOG41) yields the protein MARLRARQETGVLSLLNDVKQHQVLEATSALETLAETRKSHILRLTYFLALIGESTDMVPSSDADWVDLDFGIQQPNKDELRMSAEEYLESASMESALYTNKIATGIEQNAGLLMALPSLTIQAEPMGIGISTQMDASIIAKALLVGASVIRAAAQASTDMASRAARKGQLVRQLQERRMQANLAGHDIKIVDKQIENQQKRVEVAKAELRAQKQQAVDAAEMEEFLRTKYSSDKLYSWLEAETRKLAYQSYLAALDMARTAERALQWEYGPRAQPSFLSSAYWDESRDGLLAAQGLSAALHRIDKFQMQGTPHDYELTKTISLRQVAPLALLSLRTTRTAEFEIPEVLLDLDFPGHFCRRIQSVAVSMPSIVGPYTGVNCSLRLLEHRYRLKAGVSPLTGSYYNQDVAGDERFHTDSVPITSVALSSCSHDSGTFELSFGGERYAPFEGAGVISRWKLELPGPFRQFDYNSIGDVLFTVNFTSLEGGATWKNQATQAARDFRSQIDESLGNDGAFLFVDLAADFSNEWRGFVSRISKAEGTDRQKVVSMSVERLPNMLPFWSSGHAVKVQHVWVALQPAVGGSEGWKGSGEVDLLGSPLVLEAEKSSDDLKVLGGSGGKLLLVRGLRI